The genomic stretch GAAAGTTAGGCCAATCCGGAATCTTGCATGAATGTTATATGATTATTATATAAATCCAATTTGGGAGTGATCAGATTGATAAAAATGGTGAAGCTGATGAATGGTTCTGAAATTGAGGTGCGATTGGCTGGAAATCCCGATAGCAAGACAATCATGCTGCCAATTGCTAAAAAAACTGTCTATGGCGAAGAAGCCGAAAACTTGAATATGTGGGGAGTAGATCCGGAACTAGGTGACCATTTTGTCGAAGGGCTTGCAGATACCTTTCAGGTTCTTTATTTCGATTATGAAGGACATTTATTTGCTTATCCGAACCCGGATCACCTAACGCCGGAGCAGATCGTACAGGATTTGTTGTGGATCGCTGATGAGATGAAGATTCGATCCTTCAGCTACTATGGCTATTCCTGGCTGGCTTTGGCGGGATTGCAGCTGGCCATCCGAACCGATCGACTGGAGAGCTTAATTATGGGAGGGTACCCGCCATATCAAGGACCCTATTTGGAAATGATGACGGTGACTAACAAAGCCTACGAGCAAGCACTGCAAAAGGAACACAAAACCGTTGCTTCCCCCCAGCCATCGGGAAAACCGGAAGAGATTGATTGGGACAACATCCCCGTGAAGATTGATCCCCGGGTTGCGAAACAATTTATGAGCCTGTATCAAAATTTAATGAATTTTGATGATCGAAGCATACAAGACAGGCTGCTGCTTCCGAAGCTGGCCTTTGCTGGAGAGAAGGATAACATTGTGTATGGCGAGAACTTTGGAAATGTAACGGTCGATATCGTCGGTATATTGGAGAGAAATGAGAAGCTGCTAACTGAACTCGATTGGGATGTTGAAATTCTGAAGGGAAACGACATGGATCATACGAAAGCCATGCAACCAGCAACGGTTTTGCCCTTAATTAAACCATGGCTAATGAAAAAGCTTTTACGTGATCATCAGGGGTAGTGCGGAAATTCTGAAGGATAGTTTCCGTTGGCAGAACCTTTCAGCCCGCTGAGAAAATAACGAACCAGAACATTCTTCTAATTCGCTATTCCTTATCCTTATTCGAATGATGCAATAAGCTCTGCGGTCCCCTCATGCCCCGGCTCAAGAGCCAGCGCCTGCTGTGCATAACTTAAGGCCGCTGCCTCATCTTCTATCTCATAGCAGCAAATAGCTAGATTGTACAGCAGCTCACCGCTTGCTTCATAGGCCTTCAACGACCGCTCAAAAAACTCGCGCGCAGCCTCGTACAGCTCCAGCTGATAAAGCAAATTCGCGCATGCCAATGCTAAATTATGCGGCTCATTCATAGGATAATAGCTAGCCCACATCACAGAAATGCCAGCGTACAGATCACCTGCTTCTTCCTCGCTCGCATCCGGAAGCAGCTCCTGCAAACGATCCTTGCACTGAAGAAACAATTGCGAGTCATAACGGCTCAAACGCCAGAAGGCAATCATTTGGGTAAGGTCCAGCAAACCCAAATGCTCGTCAAACCACAGCTTTAGGCTAAAAAAGTCATCCGGTCCAAACCGGTCAACAAATCGTCGATAGGCCAGCCGCGTATGGGCATAACTTGAGGGAGTGTTCAGCATGAGCATGCAGCCGACATTCAAATTTTTATAATGATGCTTCGTGAAATAAGACAAAGCTCCCCTACACTCAAACGTATGCTGGATCGCATGATAATTTGCCGTCAAGGAAAAGCTGCCATGATGAATCAGCTTCGGCGGCTCTGCGAACTCCCAGTTTTCCAAGCGATGGTCGCCTTTATCAGCTGTCAGCAATAAAAAGCCCTCCGGCGATAATTGCCCAAGCCTCTCCAAGCAAGACAAACCGATGGTCGGAAAAAGAATATGAGCATCCTCAAGCCGCTGCTTATACAGCTCAATAACCTCGCGGTAAGGATACGACTGTTCCTCGTATTCGGCCGCTCTATGATAGTGATATTCGGGCACCATCTGCTCCAGCCTGCCTGCCGCAGTGAGCGCTTCAGTCTCACCAGCGGGTTCATACGAAACTCTGCATTCATAAATTTTACTTTCATCCACATAAATTAACTCTTGAGGGATGCTGTCAAAAAAATAATTCGCGATGATCAGCAATGGCTGTCTCAAATCACCTGCTCGCAAAGTGATTCCAGCCTGCGTCAAATGCAGCTCCGTATCCCGCACAGCGTCAAACTTAGCAAAATCCAACAGCCCTTGCTCAGTAAAAGAGCGTAAGCTTTCATGCTGCTGCCAATAGGTTATATTTTTGAGCGGCAGATCACTCATGACATAACGAAAGGGAGGCAGCTTTAGCTCTGCTTCATCCACCAGCGCCGTCAGCGCCTTCAGCGCGTGAAAGGCTAAGCGCCCTGAGCCCGCTCCAAGCTCAACAATCGTGACAGGCTCAGCTGACTCACCCAGCTGCGCTCGATCCTGAAGAAAGCTGAATATAATTTCTGCGTAAGCAGTACCGATTACAGGATTGCTCGTAATGTATTGCGGCACCTCATCGCTCTCCCAAGCCTTAATGCCTTGCTCTTCAAAGTAAGAGCGCTGCAGCTCCCAAATGGGCGCTTCACTAAAACGATAAATCGGATTTTCGCTGCTGCTCATTCTGTCACCGCTTTTCTTAATAGTATAAAAGTCTATCAACCAGCAGCCTATGGCTGCATCAATTCTCGTTCGCAATCTTAAAGCTAGCATCTGCAAGCTTTGTTGTCTACAGTCAGCATATCTTATATTGCACTCGCCTATACAACTGAACCAGCAAAACAGAGCGTGGAATTCATTGACTAATGATCAAAGCTCAACCTACAATAAATAACATAACTTGCTGTAGATCTACGAATATGAGGAGGAAGCTCGCAATGCAAACCGTCATTCAGCTGGATAAAATATGCAAACGATATGGCAGCACCGTTGCAGTCGATCATATGTCGATGCAGGTGAACAAGGGCGAGGTATTTGGCATCGTAGGACCCAATGGTGCTGGAAAAACGACCTTAATTGAAATTATCGAGGGCTTGCGTTCGGTAGACAGTGGCGAAGCAACGGTTCTAGGTCTCGACATTCGCAAGCAGGCGCAGGAGATCAAGCAGCGCATCGGCGTTCTGCTCCAAGCAACCTCCATGCCGGAAAAAGCTAAAGTACATGAGGTGCTGAGCTTGTTCGGCTCCTTATATAAGAAAACGGCTGACCCAAAAGAAATCTCTACCTTCCTCGGTCTTGAGGATAAGCAAAATGCCTACATTAAATCGCTCTCTGGCGGTTGGAAGCAGCGCGTATCTCTGGCCCTTGCGCTAATTAATGATCCTGAGATTTTGTTTCTCGATGAGCCCAGCATGGGACTCGATCCGAACGCGCGTAATGAAATGTGGGAAATGATTCACCGTCTGAAGCAGGATGGACGAACGATTGTCGTGACCACGCATTATATGGAAGAGGCCGAACACTTATGTGACCGGATCGCAGTCATCAACCGCGGGAAGCTCGTCGCTTTGGACACTCCGCAGAAGCTAATTGCAATGCTCGGCGGCACGAAGCGCATCAGCTTTAAGAACAATGGAAAATCCGAGCAAGACAGCTTCGCCAAGCTGCCGCATGTCGTTGATGTGGAATGGGGAGCGGATACGATAAGGCTGCAATCGAGCCTTATTGATGAGACACTGCAGGCATTATTCCATTTGGCAGCAGCAGAGGATTGGATGGTTAGCGGGCTCCGAATTGAGGATGCGTCCATGAACGACGTATTTACTGAAATGACCGCTAACGGGAAGGGGATTGCAGGATGAACGCTTTAGTTCGGCTTATTGCCTTTGATTTCCGTCTCTATCTCCGGGATTGGCTGACGATATTTTGGATGCTCATTTATCCTGTATTGATGCTTGTCATATTCGGCTCCATGTTCGGCAATCAGCCTGGCGAGCTGGAAGGCACTCGATATATTGATTCCTATATTCCAGCATTATGCGCCATGAATGTCATAACGGTATCTGTTTTTACATTAAGCATTAACATGATTACGCAGCGTGAGAGTGGTATTTTGAGAAGATACCGGGTCAGCCCTATTCGTTCGGCAGCTGTCCTGCTCTCACACTCCATTCAGGGCATCTTTCTCGTCTTGGCTGGAGCCGTTGAAATCATCATTGTGGCCAGTCTCTTATGGGATATTCATTTTTCCGTATCCTCGATGCTGCTTCTGTTTGCCTGTTTATTGTTTGGCTGTCTGAGCTTCTTCTGCCTAGGCTTCGCCTTGTCAGGTCTTGCCAAGACACCAGCAGCAGCCAGCGGCCTTGCTATGATTGTGTTTTTCCCATCGCTGTTTCTATCCGGCATTTCCATGCCGCTAGACATCCTGCCAGCATTCATGCAAAAGCTGAGCCAGTGGCTGCCTATGACTTATTTCGTAGATCTTGCGCGTGGAGTGTGGCTGGGCGAACCCATTTCCTCGTTTGGCACTGAGCTTGCGGTCATGATTGGGTTTGCAATCGTTTGCTGGGCATTGGCGTTTTTTCTTTTTAAATGGGAAAAATAACAATAGGCACTTTATAGTAATAAAGCCCGAAAGGTCAGCAGTTGCTGGCCTTCCGGGCTTTTTCATGTTTATGAAACAGGAGTCCAACCATCTTCACCTGCTAAAATATGAACCATATTAAATACACCTGCTTCTTCATCGTTCAGCATATGCGACCAGCTTGCTCGTCCGCTTGAATGAGCTCCCGGTCCGCTGCTGCTATACTCTGAAAAAAACGTCGTTTGCTCACTCGCCGGCTTGTTCCAATTATGCCAGCCCTCAGCAATAATATGCTCTCCAAGCCAGCACTGGATAAAAGCCGCCTTTGCATGCTCCCGCCAGGGCCTGCCCAAATAAACAGTTTGTGCCGGTGCATTGCTCGTCAGCCGGCAATGAAGAAACACATAACCAAACGCCAATTCAACCGGAGTAGATGCCGCCGTAATCCATCCATTGACTCCGCTCTGCCCCTCGAGCCTGTTTTTTGTGAAAATCTCGCATCGATTAAATACTGCCGTTGCTGAGCCGAATATATAATCAACATCGCCTTCAATATAACAATCCTCATAATATTGGCGTACGTTTTTTCTCGGCAGACCCTCTCTCGGTCCGCCGAAGGTGCTGCGATCAACCGGGTATGGCGGCAGCGGTCCTGTAAAGAGCGTATCCTGCCAGCCGATGAATCGACACTTTCTAAACATTGCCCTATCGCCATCAACATAAGCTGCAAGCGCCTGCCCGACCTCTTCGCCTTTTCCAGCAGAATTAACGAATGAGATTTGCTCCGCGCTGAAATCATCATCCCCGACAAAGAGTGTATAGGAATGAAACGTATGGTAGAGCTCTCCGTCCGGAAAAGCCTTTAAGGCATAATCATCGTAGGTAATGATCGTATGCTCTGCACTTTCTCCAAGAAGTGTAATCATCGGTTTCTCGATATGCAGCTTTTCTTTATAAATGCCATTCTTAATCGTAATGATTACCTGTTCTGCCGAATTAGGAGGTACGGCATTAACCGCCTCCTGAACGGTTGTAAAATCCCCGCTTCCGTCCTTTGCGACAATCATGTTTGTATCCCTCCTATTTGCAGGTTGCCATTGTTTATATGCCTATTCCGTATTAGCCTTCCCCTAGCCCCAGCTTCTCCGCTTCAAGCGCGGCAAGCAGAAACGGCGCTACACCCATGAAGGAATCCGATACGACCTGCTCCCCGATATAATAACCATAGGAGCCGTCGCGATCTAAGCTAAGTCCTGCTCCATGACAAATAGAATGAAGATGGATATTGTTATCATCCTCTTCTATTAAGTGTGTAATAATGCCATTGAAGCCTTTGGCTGCGGTCTCGTACAGATCCCTCTCCAGATAACGCAAGCGCAGTCCCTTTGCCATCGCATAGACGAACATGCATGAGCCCGATGCCTCCAAATAATTGCCTTTACGGAAGCCCTGATCGAGTACTTGAAACCATAGCCCGCTATCTGCTTCCTGCACCCGTCCGAGTGCCCGGCACATTCTCTCGAATAGGCCAACAATCGTTCCCCGCTTCGGATGGTCAATTGGAAAGTGCTCCAGACTATCTACAATCGCCATCGCATACCAGCCCATCGCTCTGCTCCAAAAGTGAGGCGAGCAGCCGGTAACTGCATCTGCCCATACCTGTTCCTTTGATTCATCCCACCCATGATAGAGCAGACCGCTTGCCTTGTCTCGCGTTTTGCTCTCGATCAGCAGCAGTTGATGAGCAACCTCGTCGAACAACGCCGGCTTGTTGAAGGTTTTCGCATACTGGGCAAGAAACGGCGAGGACATGTACAAGCCGTCCAGCCACATTTGATAAGGATAAACCTTTTTATGCCAAAAGCCTCCTTCTGACGTTCTTGGCTGACCTAGCAGCTGAGCAGCGAGGAGATGAGCTGCTTTCTCGTAGCGGCTATCGCCAGTCATCTCAAGAAGCAGGAACAAATTTTTACCTTGATTGATCTGGTCAAGATTATATTCCTCTAACGAATAGCTCTTAATTGAGCCATCCTCGTTAACAAATAAGTCCATATGCCTCTTCATAAACGAGATATCGTTTTCATTGCCATAGTGAATACCGACCCGAGACATCGCCATAAGCAGCATTCCCTCTACATAAGCCCAGCGTCCCGACGGGAACTCGTGGTAACCGTTTGCGTCTGTCTGCTGAGTAATGGTCTCCGCTATTTTTTGTGACCAAGCCAGCTTTGATTCCGTTTTCATATAAGAGCCTCCTTTAGTTCATCCTGCTACTTCGATCCCTTGCAGCGCATAACAGAATGACGCGGGTACAGCTGCGGTTGTATAACTACTGGGTATTCGACATTCTCTTTCTTAATGAGTGCAACAATTAACTCCGCTGCCATCGACGCTAATTCATCAAGCGGCGGACCGATCGTCGTAATAGCCACCTCTGCATACTGCATATCGGGGGTGTCATCATATCCGATCAATGAAATATCCTGAGGAACGTTGAAGCCCCTCTCCAGCAAGCCGCGCAGCGCGCCTCTGGTTACCATATTATTTAGCCCGATAAAGGCGGTCGGAGAGGAATCCCCGAAGGTATAATTGCGTATAGCTAGGTAACCATCCTCCCAGGAGGAGATGGCTGGCAGTATGGAATCGGCCGAATAAGCTAGTCCAGTCCGCTGGAGAGCCTCTTTAAAGCCGCGAATTTTTATGTCCTGCGAATCGCCGATAAACCCGATCCGTTCATGGCCAAATGACTTCAAATGCTCGACGGCTTTGAAGATCCCTTCTTTTCGATCTATTTTGATATATGGAGAATTCGGGCTGTCCTCGGAACCTAGCAGGAAGCAGGGAATTTGAATATTAGAAAATTCCTTCAAAAACTGCTCTCTATGATCCGGCATATAGTCCCAGAAGATACAACCATCTACCCTTAGCTGACTGAAAATTTCAAGTCCATCGGTCGGTACGACCAAAATCATTTGATACCCGCGATCCTTTAGCTCCTGATGCAGCTTCTTCGAGATATTAGAGAATAATGGATTACTAAGCTCGTCCAATACGAAACCGATAATATTGCTTTTCCCGGAGGATAGCTGTGTCGCCATAATGTTTTTACGGTAGTTGTGCTTCTCGGCAATTGCCAGCACCTTCTGCCTAGTGGCAGGCTTAATAAGCGGATCTCCGTTTAATGCTTTGGACACCGTGCTGTAGCTTACTCCTGCCAGCTTTGCTAAGTCTTTAATCGTAATCACGTCTTATTGACACCTCTTTCAACCTGTCGCTCTTTACCTCTCATCATAAACGATTTAGGGCTATGTTTAGTAGTACCGTACTAGCATCAGAGAGCGAAACTCACTTTAAGATGCTATATAAGCTGAACTAAACATTTACGTTTTGGGCGCTGCGCGAGAAGATTATTCTTACAATCGCTGTTGCAGCCAGATTCTTTGATTTCCTAAGACATTTAAAGGTAAGAATCCGGCTGCAAAGGCGAACACTTCGTTTCTCCAGAACGATCTTCTCGCTTCGCTTAAACTTCAATTTCCAAGTTCAACTTATATAGTACCAGCCTAACTATATTATTTAACAGCAGCGATGTACCGGTCGTATTGCGCTTGCTTGCCTTCAAGTACCTCTTCAATGCCCATACCCTTCAGGCTGCTTAAGTACGCGTCGAACTTATCCAAGTTTTCTTTGCCTGTAATAAACTTCAAGTTCATCTCATCCACGTAGGTGGTAATGTCGGCCATGTATTGGTTCTCTATGCTAGCTTCCTCTGGCAGAGCATATACGAATGGAAAAGGAGCTTTAATAAACGGCTCAATTTTTTTGTCCATTTCCGCATGCCAAGGCGCGACCAGTACATCCGTTGAATCCGTTGACTGCATATTCGGCAGGTTAACCGGACCTATGCCAAGCTTCTGAATAAAATCATTATTTTTCCCTTGTTCTGTGAACTGCTTCTTGCCGTCAACTACCTCATAGGTTATACCTTCGAGCCCCCAAGTATAGTTGTCCTTAGCCTCATCGCTCACAGCCATGTCTAAAAATTTAAATGCCGCATCTGGATTTTTGCTGTTTTTGGATATGCCGAAAATTCCGCTGACCGGCGTTCTACCTACATAGAACTGATCGCCGCCCGGCCCCTTCAGAGGCAGAATCCCTTTAATGATCGGCGTGCTTGGGTCATAATCGGCAAACAACGGACTGTAAACCATAGACGTGTACCAGCTAAAGTTGAAGGTCGCCCCTGCTGTATTTTGCGAAAATCTGGCAGTGACCTGATCTCCCGTTGTACTCGCAAAATCCATGCTAAGCAAACCTTCCTTATATAATCCGTTCAAATAAGTCAAATAGTCTTTGTACACGGGCTCATAATAGCCGAAATGAACCTTATTGCTGTCATCGGTATAAAACTGATTCGATAAGTCCATGCCAAATACAGGGCCGAACGCCATCGGTATAAATTTCGGATCGGATGTAAAAGGAACCTCATCCTGCTCACCGTTCTGGTTCGGATCATCATTTTTGAATTTCCGAAGCATTTCAGTGAATTCGTCCAGCGTCGTCGGCTCTTTCAAGCCTAAAGCATCCAGCCATCTCATATTGACCATAAATAGCGGCATATAGTTTTTAGTCAGCACCTGCTGAGGGACGTAATACATTTTTCCGTCTGGTGTCGTAAGGCTCGCTTTTATATCCGGCGATTTCTCATAGATGCTTTTCAAATTAACTGCGTATTTTTCATACAGCTCATTAATGGGAATGACCAATCCGCTCTTGATATATTTCATTAGCTGGTCCTGATCCGGCATATACACGATATCTGGAAGGTCGATGCCCGCAGCTAGTCTCGGACTTACGGCATCCGCATAGTTTTGAGGCGGAATCAGCTCCCAATTGACCTCAATCCCTGCACGCTTAACGATTTCATTCACAATATCTGCTTTCGCAAGATCAACGTTCGTCGACCATGCATTCGTACCCAGTATCGACAACGTAACAGGCTTATCCGTTATCGGTCCCGCTCCCGTGTAAGTGAAGCTTGTTTCGTTCTCCGCGTTCGTTGCCTTGTCTACATTGCCTCCCGAATTGCTGCAGCCTGCGACAAGTGCTGCCAATGTGCCGACAACGATTAATGATTTGACCCCTTTTAACCTATTGGACATTAGACTTTCCCTCCTCATGAAATGAGCATAGCCGTGATGCAGTTTCCCCCTGATGCAACAGCGAAATGATCGATATGAATGGTTACTTACTGCGAATCACCCCCTTTATAGCCAAGCTTCAGCTCCCGAATACGACTTATCCCTTCACAGCCCCAAGTGTGATTCCTTTGACAAAATAACGCTGTATAAACGGATAAATTGTTATTATCGGTATAATACTGACCACGATAGATACATATCTAACCTGCAGCGTCGAGACAGCAAGCGCACTCGTAGCTGTTCCTCCGCCCATCTTCTGCATGATCTCCGGTGAGGCCATAATCAGAACCCGCCTTAGAAAAATTTGCAGCGGCTGCAAATCCTGCTTGCCTAAATAGAGCAGCGCGGAGAAAAAGTTGTTCCAGTGAAATACGGCGTAATACAGCGTAAGCACCGCAAGCGTTGGCTTCACAATGGGCACGGCGATGCGAAACAGCATCGTCAGATCGTTCGCGCCATCGATACTCGCACTCTCAAATATTTCATTCGGAATACCCTCGAAGGCCGAGCGACAGATCATCACATTGAATGTAATAACGAGTACAGGAAGCACCATTACCCATCTAGAGTTGTAAAGTCCAAGCGTTGTAATAAGCATATAGACCGGAATGAGTCCCCCTGAGAAATACATGGTGAAAGCAATGAAAAAATTTAATTTTCTCCTTAGAAAAAACTTAGCGCGTGACAGCGGAAATGCGGCTAGACAGGTAGCGAAAATGTTGAGTATCGTTCCGACTACGGTGTACCAGATCGTATTGTAGTAAGAGGTCCATATCTCCGGATACTGCAGCACCATTTTGTAACCTTCTAAAGTAAAATCTACTGGCAGCAGCGTCACCAGCTGCTTGTCGATCGCGCTGACCGAGCTAAGAGAAATACTGATGACATAGACAAACGGATATAGGGTCACGACAACCGCCAAGATCGTGATGAAATAGACCAGTCCGTAATACGTCCGATCGGTCATTGATTTTCTCATGATTAGGCTCCTTAACATTTAATGGAGTAAGTAGGCGTTACCAAAGCGACATATTCGTTGCCCGACGGGACAACCAGTTCGCAGAAAAGACGAGCACGAAAGTAATAATGGAATTAAATAAGCCGATGGCTGTGGCGAACCCAAAGTTCTGCCCTTCGATCCCCATTCGGTATACATAAGTAGACAAAACATCTGCCGTTTCATAGGTAGCTCCGTTATATAGCAGATAAACCTTCTCGAATCCGACGCTCATCACACCGCCAAGCGATAATAGAAGCAAAATGACAATCGTAGGCTTTATGCTCGGAAGCGTAAGATGCCAAAGCTCTTGAAATTTGTTAACACCGTCTATTTTCCCTGAATCGTACAACTCCGGGTCAATGCTCATGATAGCGGCGATATAAATGATGGAGCTGAATCCGAAGCTTTGCCAGATGTCTGAACCTGTAAAGATCGCCCTAAACCATCCGGGCTCCATCATAAAATTGATTTTGTCCATGCCAAGCTTTGTGATTAGTGTGTTGATAATGCCATCTGTAGGTGAGAGGAAGTTAATGATCATACCGGCAATGACGACCGTAGATATAAAATGCGGGAGATAGGTGATCGTCTGTGCGAATCGCTTGAAAGTGCGATTTTTTATTTCAACGACGCAAATGGCGAACAAAATCGGAATAGAAAAACCAAACAACAGCGGGTAAAATGCGAGCAGAAACGTATTGCGCAGCAGTCTCCAAAAATATTTTGACTCCGCGAACTGGATAAACCATCTGAACCCCACCCAATCGCTGCCGAAAATCCCTTTTCCGGGAATATAGTCTTGGAAGGCAATTAGAATTCCGGGCATAGGCAGGTACATAAAAATAAAATAATACAAAAAGATGGGTAGAAACATGATCAGCAGATACTTATCCCTTCTGATCAGCATTAGCAAATTCGAGAATTTACTCTTCACGAATGCACACATCCTTCTCCAATAAACTGGGCTGAAAGCTTTAAACAAACCGTTCTAAAATCAAATTTACAACGTTTGAAAAATTGATTATACTTTAGTTCTTATACAAAATATTTTTCTCATCAGAAATGAGATATTCCTCATTAATTAAGGATTACACTTATTATCTATCACTCTCCTTATTATTTTTACAACGTTGTAAATTTTGCATTTATGTATGCGCTTCCACTAATTAATTTACATGTTAGCAGATTTGGAAAAAGAATGCAATCAGGAAATTTAGAGACTGATGCTATGCGATCAAGCTTTTAAATATGCTGGGGAAGTTTTTTCGGAAATGAATATGAGTATGCCTTATTTTCCCTTCGCTATTTAGGCTACGTAGAGGCTGAAACCGCCCTCTTCACGGATACGGGTGCGCAATTGCTAAAGGTGCTTGCTATTGATGCCGCATAGGCATTCAAGCTCGACAAGTAACAAGAGCACTCGCTCTCTCTTTAATCGGCTCCATTTGCTTTGTTA from Paenibacillus sp. FSL H8-0548 encodes the following:
- a CDS encoding alpha/beta hydrolase; its protein translation is MIKMVKLMNGSEIEVRLAGNPDSKTIMLPIAKKTVYGEEAENLNMWGVDPELGDHFVEGLADTFQVLYFDYEGHLFAYPNPDHLTPEQIVQDLLWIADEMKIRSFSYYGYSWLALAGLQLAIRTDRLESLIMGGYPPYQGPYLEMMTVTNKAYEQALQKEHKTVASPQPSGKPEEIDWDNIPVKIDPRVAKQFMSLYQNLMNFDDRSIQDRLLLPKLAFAGEKDNIVYGENFGNVTVDIVGILERNEKLLTELDWDVEILKGNDMDHTKAMQPATVLPLIKPWLMKKLLRDHQG
- a CDS encoding SAM-dependent methyltransferase encodes the protein MSSSENPIYRFSEAPIWELQRSYFEEQGIKAWESDEVPQYITSNPVIGTAYAEIIFSFLQDRAQLGESAEPVTIVELGAGSGRLAFHALKALTALVDEAELKLPPFRYVMSDLPLKNITYWQQHESLRSFTEQGLLDFAKFDAVRDTELHLTQAGITLRAGDLRQPLLIIANYFFDSIPQELIYVDESKIYECRVSYEPAGETEALTAAGRLEQMVPEYHYHRAAEYEEQSYPYREVIELYKQRLEDAHILFPTIGLSCLERLGQLSPEGFLLLTADKGDHRLENWEFAEPPKLIHHGSFSLTANYHAIQHTFECRGALSYFTKHHYKNLNVGCMLMLNTPSSYAHTRLAYRRFVDRFGPDDFFSLKLWFDEHLGLLDLTQMIAFWRLSRYDSQLFLQCKDRLQELLPDASEEEAGDLYAGISVMWASYYPMNEPHNLALACANLLYQLELYEAAREFFERSLKAYEASGELLYNLAICCYEIEDEAAALSYAQQALALEPGHEGTAELIASFE
- a CDS encoding ABC transporter ATP-binding protein, with amino-acid sequence MQTVIQLDKICKRYGSTVAVDHMSMQVNKGEVFGIVGPNGAGKTTLIEIIEGLRSVDSGEATVLGLDIRKQAQEIKQRIGVLLQATSMPEKAKVHEVLSLFGSLYKKTADPKEISTFLGLEDKQNAYIKSLSGGWKQRVSLALALINDPEILFLDEPSMGLDPNARNEMWEMIHRLKQDGRTIVVTTHYMEEAEHLCDRIAVINRGKLVALDTPQKLIAMLGGTKRISFKNNGKSEQDSFAKLPHVVDVEWGADTIRLQSSLIDETLQALFHLAAAEDWMVSGLRIEDASMNDVFTEMTANGKGIAG
- a CDS encoding ABC transporter permease — its product is MNALVRLIAFDFRLYLRDWLTIFWMLIYPVLMLVIFGSMFGNQPGELEGTRYIDSYIPALCAMNVITVSVFTLSINMITQRESGILRRYRVSPIRSAAVLLSHSIQGIFLVLAGAVEIIIVASLLWDIHFSVSSMLLLFACLLFGCLSFFCLGFALSGLAKTPAAASGLAMIVFFPSLFLSGISMPLDILPAFMQKLSQWLPMTYFVDLARGVWLGEPISSFGTELAVMIGFAIVCWALAFFLFKWEK
- a CDS encoding pectinesterase family protein, translating into MIVAKDGSGDFTTVQEAVNAVPPNSAEQVIITIKNGIYKEKLHIEKPMITLLGESAEHTIITYDDYALKAFPDGELYHTFHSYTLFVGDDDFSAEQISFVNSAGKGEEVGQALAAYVDGDRAMFRKCRFIGWQDTLFTGPLPPYPVDRSTFGGPREGLPRKNVRQYYEDCYIEGDVDYIFGSATAVFNRCEIFTKNRLEGQSGVNGWITAASTPVELAFGYVFLHCRLTSNAPAQTVYLGRPWREHAKAAFIQCWLGEHIIAEGWHNWNKPASEQTTFFSEYSSSGPGAHSSGRASWSHMLNDEEAGVFNMVHILAGEDGWTPVS
- a CDS encoding glycoside hydrolase family 88 protein, which codes for MKTESKLAWSQKIAETITQQTDANGYHEFPSGRWAYVEGMLLMAMSRVGIHYGNENDISFMKRHMDLFVNEDGSIKSYSLEEYNLDQINQGKNLFLLLEMTGDSRYEKAAHLLAAQLLGQPRTSEGGFWHKKVYPYQMWLDGLYMSSPFLAQYAKTFNKPALFDEVAHQLLLIESKTRDKASGLLYHGWDESKEQVWADAVTGCSPHFWSRAMGWYAMAIVDSLEHFPIDHPKRGTIVGLFERMCRALGRVQEADSGLWFQVLDQGFRKGNYLEASGSCMFVYAMAKGLRLRYLERDLYETAAKGFNGIITHLIEEDDNNIHLHSICHGAGLSLDRDGSYGYYIGEQVVSDSFMGVAPFLLAALEAEKLGLGEG
- a CDS encoding LacI family DNA-binding transcriptional regulator, whose product is MITIKDLAKLAGVSYSTVSKALNGDPLIKPATRQKVLAIAEKHNYRKNIMATQLSSGKSNIIGFVLDELSNPLFSNISKKLHQELKDRGYQMILVVPTDGLEIFSQLRVDGCIFWDYMPDHREQFLKEFSNIQIPCFLLGSEDSPNSPYIKIDRKEGIFKAVEHLKSFGHERIGFIGDSQDIKIRGFKEALQRTGLAYSADSILPAISSWEDGYLAIRNYTFGDSSPTAFIGLNNMVTRGALRGLLERGFNVPQDISLIGYDDTPDMQYAEVAITTIGPPLDELASMAAELIVALIKKENVEYPVVIQPQLYPRHSVMRCKGSK
- a CDS encoding extracellular solute-binding protein produces the protein MSNRLKGVKSLIVVGTLAALVAGCSNSGGNVDKATNAENETSFTYTGAGPITDKPVTLSILGTNAWSTNVDLAKADIVNEIVKRAGIEVNWELIPPQNYADAVSPRLAAGIDLPDIVYMPDQDQLMKYIKSGLVIPINELYEKYAVNLKSIYEKSPDIKASLTTPDGKMYYVPQQVLTKNYMPLFMVNMRWLDALGLKEPTTLDEFTEMLRKFKNDDPNQNGEQDEVPFTSDPKFIPMAFGPVFGMDLSNQFYTDDSNKVHFGYYEPVYKDYLTYLNGLYKEGLLSMDFASTTGDQVTARFSQNTAGATFNFSWYTSMVYSPLFADYDPSTPIIKGILPLKGPGGDQFYVGRTPVSGIFGISKNSKNPDAAFKFLDMAVSDEAKDNYTWGLEGITYEVVDGKKQFTEQGKNNDFIQKLGIGPVNLPNMQSTDSTDVLVAPWHAEMDKKIEPFIKAPFPFVYALPEEASIENQYMADITTYVDEMNLKFITGKENLDKFDAYLSSLKGMGIEEVLEGKQAQYDRYIAAVK
- a CDS encoding carbohydrate ABC transporter permease — translated: MRKSMTDRTYYGLVYFITILAVVVTLYPFVYVISISLSSVSAIDKQLVTLLPVDFTLEGYKMVLQYPEIWTSYYNTIWYTVVGTILNIFATCLAAFPLSRAKFFLRRKLNFFIAFTMYFSGGLIPVYMLITTLGLYNSRWVMVLPVLVITFNVMICRSAFEGIPNEIFESASIDGANDLTMLFRIAVPIVKPTLAVLTLYYAVFHWNNFFSALLYLGKQDLQPLQIFLRRVLIMASPEIMQKMGGGTATSALAVSTLQVRYVSIVVSIIPIITIYPFIQRYFVKGITLGAVKG